In a single window of the Streptobacillus canis genome:
- a CDS encoding Asp23/Gls24 family envelope stress response protein, which translates to MNNFGRIEISPSVITDIVLESVTEVDGVIGISDKTSKVEGINILKNLTKLGNVKFIDVELGETECVIDLGIVIAFGKNIVEVVKNFQEVVKVNVEKLTGIRVNEVNVKVTNIVKEVMKEEENV; encoded by the coding sequence ATGAATAATTTTGGTAGAATAGAAATATCTCCAAGTGTAATTACTGATATAGTATTAGAAAGTGTTACAGAAGTGGATGGAGTAATAGGTATTTCAGATAAAACAAGCAAAGTAGAAGGTATAAATATTCTTAAAAACCTAACTAAATTAGGGAATGTTAAATTCATTGATGTAGAATTAGGAGAAACTGAATGTGTTATAGATCTTGGAATAGTTATAGCTTTTGGTAAAAATATAGTAGAAGTTGTTAAAAACTTCCAAGAAGTTGTAAAAGTAAATGTAGAAAAATTAACTGGCATAAGAGTAAATGAAGTAAACGTTAAAGTAACTAATATAGTGAAAGAAGTAATGAAGGAGGAAGAAAATGTTTAG
- a CDS encoding Asp23/Gls24 family envelope stress response protein encodes MFRFLASLIKIVFFLMLPLLGYMTISDTFFYTTYFDELVPYLGYLKFAGFVAIGYLVILLLSLIEKLFKKPKIIKSQGKNGKVEVDLNTINEISKVFLEQKQLIRTAKVTSHSYFSKILINASVETYNIENLNDRLSAIQNELKEYVVLMTGVVVKDVSLKITKINQEKIFDTVTVEDVTLNKLSDEEIVETTPEF; translated from the coding sequence ATGTTTAGATTTTTAGCAAGCTTAATTAAAATTGTATTCTTCTTAATGTTACCATTATTAGGATATATGACAATTTCAGATACATTCTTTTATACAACATATTTTGATGAATTAGTTCCATATTTAGGATATTTAAAATTTGCGGGATTTGTTGCAATAGGATATTTAGTAATATTACTATTATCATTAATTGAAAAACTATTTAAAAAACCAAAAATAATTAAATCTCAAGGTAAAAACGGAAAAGTAGAAGTAGACTTAAACACTATTAATGAAATTTCTAAAGTATTCTTAGAACAAAAACAATTAATAAGAACAGCTAAAGTTACTTCACATTCATATTTTTCAAAAATATTAATCAACGCTAGTGTTGAAACATATAACATTGAAAACTTAAACGATAGATTATCAGCTATTCAAAATGAATTAAAAGAATATGTAGTACTTATGACTGGAGTAGTAGTTAAAGATGTAAGTCTAAAAATTACTAAGATAAATCAAGAAAAAATCTTTGATACAGTTACAGTAGAAGATGTTACTTTAAATAAATTAAGTGATGAAGAAATAGTTGAAACAACACCTGAATTTTAA
- the trkA gene encoding Trk system potassium transporter TrkA — MKVIVVGNGKVGNSLVRQLQSEGHDITVIDKKMARLEELNNNSDVLCLNGDGIDEKVLLEAGIQTADLVIAVTSSDEFNIVCCMLSKRLGAKSVVARIRGKEYAKQGSFIRRNLNIDYAINPELRTAKEIANQFKFIGDFKIESVSKGLVDILSFKLEEGNKLIDLKLSEIYTNYAIKMLVCAVERENEVFVPSGNFKLAKGDMLHIIAGNKEIPKIVNIVDNKCEDITSSVVIVGGGKISYYLCQELIKMGLDIKIIDSNLQVCEEMAELLPQATIIYGDGTNQTLLEEEGIINTDAFVSLTGNDEINIILSLYAKTKKIKKIITKVNQGTYSELIKELGLNNVFTPRDVITGNILTYVRSIENGVQISADAVHRLASNKVEALEFKVNETFTHTGITLKDLKLASGIIVAGVVRKGQFIVADGNLSLEQNDSVIIIAVKKRISNLNDILGG; from the coding sequence ATGAAAGTTATAGTTGTAGGTAATGGTAAAGTAGGTAATTCACTAGTAAGACAACTACAATCAGAAGGCCATGATATTACAGTAATTGATAAGAAAATGGCTAGACTTGAAGAATTAAATAATAACTCAGATGTACTATGTTTAAATGGAGATGGGATAGATGAAAAAGTATTATTAGAAGCAGGTATACAAACAGCAGATCTAGTAATAGCTGTAACATCTAGTGACGAATTTAATATAGTATGCTGTATGTTATCAAAAAGATTAGGTGCTAAAAGTGTAGTAGCTAGAATTAGAGGTAAAGAATATGCTAAACAAGGAAGCTTCATTAGAAGAAACTTGAATATAGACTATGCAATTAACCCTGAACTTAGAACAGCTAAAGAAATAGCTAATCAATTTAAATTTATAGGTGATTTTAAAATAGAATCAGTTTCAAAAGGATTAGTTGATATATTATCATTTAAACTTGAAGAAGGAAACAAGCTTATTGACTTAAAATTATCAGAAATTTATACAAATTATGCTATTAAAATGTTAGTTTGTGCGGTAGAAAGAGAAAATGAGGTATTTGTACCTAGTGGTAATTTTAAACTTGCAAAAGGAGATATGTTACATATAATAGCAGGTAATAAAGAAATACCTAAGATAGTAAATATAGTAGATAATAAATGTGAAGATATTACAAGCAGTGTAGTTATAGTTGGAGGAGGTAAAATCTCATATTATCTATGCCAAGAATTAATTAAAATGGGACTAGATATTAAGATTATTGATTCTAATCTACAAGTTTGTGAAGAAATGGCAGAATTACTTCCGCAAGCTACAATAATTTATGGAGATGGAACTAACCAAACATTACTTGAAGAAGAAGGGATAATTAATACAGATGCCTTCGTTTCATTAACAGGTAATGATGAAATAAATATAATATTATCACTTTATGCTAAAACTAAAAAAATCAAAAAGATAATAACTAAAGTAAATCAAGGAACTTATTCTGAATTAATTAAAGAATTAGGTTTAAATAATGTATTTACTCCTCGTGATGTAATTACAGGAAATATATTAACTTATGTTAGATCTATAGAAAATGGTGTACAAATATCAGCAGATGCAGTACATAGATTAGCTTCAAATAAGGTTGAAGCATTAGAATTTAAAGTAAATGAAACATTTACACATACTGGAATTACTTTAAAAGATTTAAAACTTGCAAGTGGGATAATAGTAGCTGGAGTAGTAAGAAAAGGACAATTTATAGTTGCAGATGGTAACTTATCATTAGAACAAAATGATTCGGTAATAATAATAGCGGTTAAAAAGAGAATAAGCAATTTAAATGACATTTTAGGTGGTTAA
- the nusB gene encoding transcription antitermination factor NusB: protein MTQREVRDEIFKILFEHEVVGSDISVRKNEVLETLKISKAKREFLENYLDNFILNEKEVVEKIKERIKGWTFSRLANPEKVILKMAFFEILVEEIGHEIVINEAVELAKTYGDETTKNFINGILGDLIKSIEK, encoded by the coding sequence ATGACTCAAAGAGAAGTAAGAGATGAAATTTTTAAAATATTATTCGAACACGAAGTTGTTGGATCAGATATATCTGTGAGAAAAAATGAAGTGTTAGAAACTTTAAAAATAAGTAAAGCAAAAAGAGAATTTTTAGAAAACTATTTAGATAACTTCATTTTAAATGAAAAAGAAGTAGTTGAAAAAATAAAAGAAAGAATTAAAGGATGGACTTTTTCAAGACTTGCAAATCCAGAAAAAGTAATACTTAAAATGGCTTTTTTTGAAATATTAGTTGAAGAAATAGGACATGAAATAGTTATCAATGAAGCTGTTGAATTAGCTAAAACATATGGTGATGAAACAACTAAAAATTTCATAAATGGAATTTTAGGAGATTTAATTAAAAGTATAGAAAAATAG